One genomic segment of Brassica napus cultivar Da-Ae chromosome A3, Da-Ae, whole genome shotgun sequence includes these proteins:
- the LOC106453458 gene encoding alkane hydroxylase MAH1-like, translating to MKKRTISFIGQENNPLCTMAMIIGLLDIIIAFIFFLVLYCLFRHMRTQTPFLTNWPVLGMLPGLLLQIHRIHDWLPQVLEAANMMFRLKGPWRSGTDILVTVDPMNVHYILSSHFVNYPKGEEFQKIFEFLGDGIFNVDSGLWEDMRNSSHAIISNKDFQSFSVSTSVSKIRQGLVPVLENASEKNILVDLQDLFQRFLFDTSSILMTGYDPGSLSIEMPKVEFGAAVEGVVDGIFYRHIKPVFLWKLQNWIGVGIEKKMRKGIEVFDRLLGKIISVKREEIKNHGKGDAMDILTYYMTINREKYKLLKPSDDKFMRDILLGFLLAGRDTVSSALTWFFWLLSKNPEATAKIRDEINKKMPVFDPTELHKLVYLEGAVCEALRLYPPVLFNHKSLAKPDVLPSGHRVDESWKIVISIYALGRMKSVWGDDAEEFRPERWISDSGTLRHEPSYKFLAFSSGPRTCLGKKLTFLQIKTVAVEIIRKYDFKVIEGHKPKPVSSVLLRMQDGLKVSVTKI from the coding sequence ATGAAAAAAAGAACCATCAGTTTTATAGGCCAAGAAAACAACCCCTTGTGTACTATGGCGATGATCATTGGCTTACTTGACATCATCATAGCATTCATTTTCTTCCTCGTCTTGTATTGTCTTTTCCGCCACATGAGAACTCAAACGCCTTTCCTCACAAACTGGCCAGTCCTTGGGATGCTTCCGGGTCTGCTCCTCCAAATTCATCGTATCCACGACTGGCTCCCCCAGGTTCTTGAGGCGGCCAATATGATGTTTCGTTTAAAAGGACCATGGCGCAGTGGAACGGACATATTGGTCACTGTTGATCCAATGAATGTCCACTACATTCTAAGTTCACATTTCGTTAATTACCCCAAAGGTGAGGAGTTTCAGAAGATTTTTGAATTCTTGGGAGATGGGATATTCAACGTTGATTCAGGTTTATGGGAGGATATGAGAAACTCATCTCATGCCATTATTAGTAACAAAGATTTTCAAAGTTTTTCGGTGAGCACAAGCGTAAGCAAAATAAGGCAAGGGCTTGTTCCAGTTCTTGAAAACGCTTCTGAGAAAAACATCCTTGTCGACTTACAAGATTTGTTCCAGAGATTCTTGTTCGACACATCTTCAATTTTGATGACCGGGTATGATCCAGGAAGCCTCTCCATTGAGATGCCCAAGGTTGAGTTTGGTGCAGCCGTGGAAGGAGTTGTAGATGGGATTTTCTATAGACATATCAAGCCGGTTTTCTTGTGGAAGCTCCAAAACTGGATCGGTGTAGGAatagagaagaagatgagaaaagGTATTGAGGTTTTCGATCGATTGTTAGGGAAGATCATATCGGTTAAACGCGAGGAGATTAAAAATCATGGGAAAGGAGATGCCATGGACATATTAACGTATTACATGACCATAAATAGGGAGAAATATAAACTCTTGAAACCGAGTGATGATAAGTTCATGAGAGACATTCTTTTGGGGTTTCTATTAGCGGGAAGAGACACAGTAAGCTCAGCTCTCACTTGGTTTTTCTGGCTTCTCTCCAAGAACCCTGAAGCAACGGCCAAGATCCGAGACGAGATCAACAAGAAGATGCCAGTGTTTGACCCAACAGAGTTACACAAGCTTGTGTATCTAGAAGGCGCCGTGTGTGAGGCGCTAAGGCTATACCCACCAGTCCTATTTAACCACAAGTCACTGGCGAAGCCAGACGTGCTTCCAAGCGGGCATAGAGTTGATGAGAGCTGGAAGATAGTAATCAGTATTTATGCATTGGGAAGGATGAAATCTGTTTGGGGAGATGACGCAGAAGAGTTCAGACCAGAGAGATGGATCTCAGACAGCGGAACGTTGAGACATGAGCCTTCGTATAAGTTCTTGGCGTTTAGCTCTGGTCCAAGAACTTGCTTGGGAAAGAAGTTAACGTTCTTGCAGATAAAGACAGTGGCTGTGGAAATCATACGAAAGTATGACTTTAAGGTCATTGAAGGGCACAAACCCAAACCAGTTTCTTCTGTTCTTCTTCGCATGCAAGATGGTCTCAAAGTGAGTGTTACTAAGATCTAG
- the LOC106441698 gene encoding putative F-box protein At1g70970 encodes MENSDFAMMPEELKDVIRSKLPPKSLARCIVVSKEWERSIGDRRLQHTHYQESKKQPMLVLLRLCQRGVWNDGEPQYESFNTVNQERPQPIADPHHVTTLPNSDFAVTSGPIRGLLCLHSDRYLVLCNPAIRKCLTVLEFEPEPPQTRKRFNHRGFLFGFDEQSKAFKVIKTEAGDHNLPWRHEIFTVQPGEVIWRQIDCPRPYTPITNSLSIEGNVYLGAVHNKTCLAVTVNLTTESILITELPTAFLLKLGITKLRSYNGQPCLVSDSAHELATTGKFKICVKDKDSGLWGEREVEVKGWREKVTGSYSFEGTIPSGELVFAKKKLETGFQMLLYYDPRMETFNEYQIQTEEDYDSAEIFLNHKPSIYI; translated from the exons atgGAGAACTCGGACTTTGCAATGATGCCCGAAGAGTTGAAGGATGTCATTCGTTCAAAATTGCCTCCCAAGTCTCTGGCAAGGTGTATTGTGGTTTCTAAGGAATGGGAGAGGTCTATTGGGGATAGACGCCTCCAGCATACTCATTACCAAGAGTCCAAGAAACAACCCATGCTTGTTCTTCTGAGGCTCTGTCAACGAGGAGTCTGGAACGACGGCGAACCTCAATACGAGTCGTTCAATACCGTCAACCAAGAGCGCCCGCAGCCGATCGCTGATCCTCACCATGTGACAACGCTTCCAAACTCAGATTTCGCCGTCACGTCCGGACCTATAAGAGGCCTCCTCTGCCTGCATTCCGACAG gTACCTCGTCCTCTGCAATCCGGCGATCAGAAAATGTCTGACGGTGCTCGAGTTCGAGCCGGAGCCGCCGCAGACCCGAAAGAGATTCAACCACCGAGGCTTTTTATTTGGATTTGACGAACAGTCCAAGGCTTTTAAAGTCATAAAGACAGAGGCCGGTGACCACAATTTACCTTGGCGCCATGAGATATTCACCGTTCAACCCGGAGAGGTCATATGGCGTCAGATCGACTGTCCTCGTCCCTACACGCCAATCACCAACTCGCTCTCCATTGAAGGTAACGTGTACCTGGGTGCGGTGCATAACAAGACATGTCTTGCAGTTACTGTGAATTTGACTACAGAGTCGATCTTGATTACGGAGCTGCCTACGGCTTTCCTACTTAAGCTTGGTATCACCAAACTGAGAAGTTACAATGGCCAACCATGTTTAGTTTCCGATTCTGCGCATGAGTTAGCTACTACGGGAAAGTTTAAGATCTGTGTAAAGGACAAGGATTCTGGACTCTGGGGGGAGAGAGAGGTAGAGGTTAAGGGTTGGAGAGAGAAGGTCACTGGCTCGTATTCCTTTGAAGGAACCATACCATCTGGTGAATTGGTCTTCGCAAAGAAGAAGCTCGAGACTGGTTTTCAGATGTTACTCTACTACGACCCTCGCATGGAAACCTTCAACGAGTATCAGATTCAGACGGAGGAGGATTATGACTCTGCGGAGATCTTCCTTAACCACAAACCAAGCATCTACATTTAA
- the LOC125602317 gene encoding eukaryotic initiation factor 4A-1-like, which yields MAGSATQFDDARQFDQALSEILEGQDEFFTSYDEVYESFDGMGLQENLLRGIYAYGFEKPSAIQQRGIVPFCKGLDVIQQAQSGTGKTATFCSGVLQQLDVTLVQCQALVLAPTRELAQQIEKVMRALGDYIGVKVHACVGGTSVLDDKRILQAGVHVVVGTPGRVFDMLQRQSLRSDCIKMFVLDEADEMLSRGFKDQIYEIFQLLPPKIQVGVFSATMPPEALEITRKFMSKPVRILVKRDELTLEGIRQFYVDVDKEEWKFETLCDLYETLAITQSVIFVNTRRKVDWLTEKMRSRDHTVSATHGDMDQNTRDIIMREFRSGSSRVLITTDLLARGIDVQQVSLVINFDLPTQPANYLHRIGRSGRFGRKGAAINFVTRDDEKMLADIQKFYNMVVEELPSNLADLL from the exons ATGGCAGGATCGGCAACACAGTTTGATGATGCGCGTCAGTTTGATCAGGCACTCAGTGAAAT CCTGGAAGGACAGGATGAGTTCTTCACCTCCTATGATGAGGTTTATGAGAGTTTTGATGGCATGGGTTTGCAAGAGAACCTTCTTAGGGGTATCTATGCTTATG GTTTTGAAAAGCCTTCTGCTATTCAGCAAAGAGGAATCGTACCCTTTTGCAAGGGTCTTGATGTGATCCAGCAGGCACAGTCTGGTACTGGAAAAACCGCAACTTTCTGTTCTGGTGTCTTGCAGCAGCTTGACGTCACCCTTGTCCAGTGCCAAGCTCTGGTCTTGGCTCCCACCAGGGAGCTTGCTCAGCAGATTGAGAAGGTCATGCGTGCTCTCGGAGACTACATTGGCGTCAAGGTTCATGCCTGTGTTGGTGGTACCAGTGTTCTTGACGATAAGCGTATCCTCCAAGCTGGTGTCCATGTTGTTGTTGGAACTCCAGGTCGTGTCTTTGACATGCTCCAAAGACAGTCACTTCGCTCTGACTGTATAAAGATGTTTGTCcttgatgaagctgatgaaatGCTCTCCCGTGGTTTCAAGGATCAGATCTATGAGATATTCCAGCTTCTCCCACCAAAGATTCAAGTAGGAGTGTTCTCAGCTACAATGCCACCAGAAGCTCTCGAGATCACAAGGAAGTTCATGAGCAAACCAGTGAGAATCTTGGTGAAACGTGACGAGCTAACACTTGAAGGTATCAGACAGTTCTACGTGGACGTGGACAAAGAAGAGTGGAAATTCGAAACTCTCTGTGACCTCTACGAGACATTAGCCATCACTCAGAGTGTCATTTTCGTCAACACTCGTCGCAAAGTTGACTGGCTCACAGAAAAAATGAGAAGCCGTGACCACACAGTCTCAGCCACTCACGGAGATATGGACCAAAACACGAGAGACATCATCATGAGAGAGTTCAGGTCTGGTTCTTCTCGTGTTCTCATCACAACCGATCTCTTGGCTCGTGGTATTGACGTGCAGCAAGTGTCTCTGGTCATCAACTTTGACCTTCCAACTCAGCCAGCGAATTACCTTCACCGTATCGGAAGAAGTGGAAGGTTTGGGAGGAAAGGTGCGGCGATTAACTTTGTGACTCGTGATGATGAGAAAATGCTTGCTGATATCCAGAAGTTTTACAATATGGTTGTTGAGGAGCTTCCATCAAACCTAGCTGATCTGCTTTGA
- the LOC106437544 gene encoding low-temperature-induced 65 kDa protein-like, protein MDMQSQMTRPYGHDQAEDPIRIHHPEEEEEHHEKGATKVKVLQKVKEKAKKIKNTLTKHGHEHDHDAGEEDYEYDEPDPEVHGAPVYESFVVRGGVTGHPESLSHPGETNLPAPEEIIPPGTKVFPVVTTDYTKPIEPEPLQDISYEHDAPSHPDMSEREERRDAPSHPLRVFDKSEREESREDHQMPMHTPASLLSSTEDVTRTFSPGDDDENLGGQRRVNIGRPRGLEEDPGAPGGESVSNYQTKVTDPTHQGGGEAGVPAIVESLGKMKVRDESPVHKSGRDFEREIPTRSHEFGLKDEHAIGKDSAAGFGGESEDGMGKYFRTRSHEFGREDGSETDKNSATVLASGSIAGLGEDFPAKSHEFGVKDTAKGYGEETGPGLEKHLPPISDDVKVENVLGRDLPTGTHDQFSPELSRPKEIDDFKETHESKPTTYTEKIGSATSYVTDKAVAAKNAVASKLGYSGESGGQEQSHVGDETTPRSATGYGQKVAGTVADKLTPVYEKVKETGSNVMTKLPLSGGGSGAEEKQHVGEKGASTRDYLAEKLRPGEEDKALSEVIAEKLHLGGGDKKRTTVKEVEVTVEKIPTDQILEGREQGVSFTDEGKAVGGGGGMVGKVKGAVTSWLGGTTEHVKPKSSDSVEDESSQSLGSTVGTTGFSDSGGTLPGQRGLQASGN, encoded by the exons ATGGATATGCAGTCGCAGATGACACGTCCTTATGGTCATGATCAAGCAGAGGATCCAATCAGAATCCACCATCCAG aggaagaagaagagcatcATGAGAAGGGAGCAACTAAAGTTAAAGTGTTacagaaagtgaaagaaaaggCCAAGAAGATCAAGAACACTCTTACTAAACATGGTCATGAGCATGATCATGATGCGGGCGAAGAAGACTACGAATATGACGAGCCAGATCCAGAAGTGCACGGCGCACCAG TGTATGAGTCATTTGTCGTTAGAGGAGGCGTAACGGGTCACCCTGAGTCTCTGTCTCATCCCGGAGAAACTAATCTTCCGGCACCGGAGGAGATTATTCCACCGGGGACAAAGGTTTTTCCTGTCGTGACAACAGATTACACCAAACCCATTGAACCTGAGCCATTACAAGATATCTCTTATGAACACGACGCACCGTCTCATCCTGATATGTCGGAGAgggaagagagaagagatgcaCCATCTCATCCTCTCAGAGTTTTCGACAAgtcagagagagaagagagcagAGAGGATCATCAGATGCCCATGCACACTCCCGCCTCTCTGCTTTCTTCAACGGAGGATGTGACGAGGACGTTTTCTCCCGGTGACGATGATGAAAATCTCGGCGGTCAACGGAGAGTCAACATCGGCAGGCCTAGAGGGTTGGAGGAAGATCCGGGCGCTCCAGGAGGAGAATCTGTATCTAATTATCAGACCAAGGTTACTGATCCCACTCATCAAG GAGGTGGAGAAGCTGGAGTACCGGCGATTGTTGAGTCTCTGGGTAAGATGAAAGTGAGAGATGAGTCGCCTGTTCATAAATCAGGACGAGATTTTGAAAGAGAGATTCCGACAAGAAGCCATGAGTTTGGTCTGAAAGACGAACACGCAATCGGGAAGGATTCTGCGGCGGGATTTGGAGGGGAATCTGAAGATGGGATGGGAAAATATTTTCGGACAAGAAGCCATGAGTTTGGTCGGGAGGACGGTTCTGAAACAGACAAGAACTCGGCGACGGTTTTGGCCAGCGGATCAATCGCTGGGCTGGGGGAAGATTTTCCGGCGAAGAGCCATGAGTTTGGTGTGAAGGATACGGCCAAGGGATATGGTGAGGAAACAGGACCTGGACTGGAGAAGCATTTGCCGCCGATAAGTGATGATGTGAAAGTAGAGAATGTCTTGGGAAGAGACTTACCGACGGGGACTCATGATCAGTTCTCACCGGAACTCTCTCGTCCGAAAGAGATAGATGACTTCAAGGAGACGCACGAGTCAAAACCCACTACCTACACAGAGAAGATAGGCTCAGCGACTTCGTATGTAACCGACAAAGCTGTAGCGGCGAAGAACGCTGTCGCCTCAAAGCTTGGATACTCCGGAGAAAGCGGTGGGCAAGAGCAGAGTCACGTTGGAGATGAGACAACTCCAAGATCTGCAACGGGATACGGGCAGAAAGTGGCGGGAACTGTGGCGGATAAGTTGACTCCGGTTTATGAAAAGGTCAAGGAGACAGGATCCAACGTGATGACGAAATTGCCCCTTTCGGGAGGTGGAAGCGGAGCTGAGGAGAAGCAACACGTGGGAGAAAAAGGTGCGTCCACTAGAGACTACTTGGCGGAGAAGCTGAGACCTGGAGAGGAAGACAAAGCATTATCCGAGGTGATTGCTGAGAAACTTCATCTCGGAGGAGGAGATAAGAAGAGGACAACGGTAAAGGAAGTGGAAGTGACGGTGGAGAAGATCCCTACCGACCAGATATTGGAGGGAAGAGAACAAGGCGTGTCCTTCACAGACGAAGGAAAAGCagtaggaggaggaggaggaatgGTGGGGAAGGTTAAAGGAGCTGTCACTTCTTGGCTAGGTGGCACAACAGAGCACGTGAAGCCGAAATCTTCAGATTCCGTTGAGGACGAGTCTTCACAGTCACTTGGCTCCACCGTTG GGACTACGGGGTTTTCGGATTCCGGTGGAACTCTGCCGGGGCAGAGGGGACTTCAAGCTTCTGGAAACTGA
- the LOC106437547 gene encoding actin-depolymerizing factor 12-like: MANAASGMAVEDECKLKFLELKAKRNYRFIIFRIDGQQVVVEKLGSPEENYDDFSNSLPANECRYAVYDFDFTTNENCQKSKIFFIAWSPDSSRVRMKMVYASSKDRFKRELDGIQVELQATDPSEMSFDIIKSRAL; encoded by the exons ATG GCTAACGCAGCGTCAGGAATGGCGGTGGAAGACGAATGTAAGCTCAAGTTTTTGGAGCTAAAAGCTAAAAGAAACTATAGGTTCATAATATTCAGGATAGATGGACAACAAGTGGTGGTTGAAAAGCTTGGAAGTCCCGAGGAGAACTATGACGATTTCTCAAATTCCCTACCGGCTAACGAGTGCCGCTACGCTGTGTATGACTTCGACTTCACCACTAATGAGAATTGCCAGAAGAGCAAGATCTTCTTCATAGCTTG GTCACCTGATTCTTCGAGGGTGAGGATGAAGATGGTGTATGCGAGCTCAAAGGACAGGTTCAAGAGAGAATTGGATGGTATTCAGGTGGAATTACAAGCCACAGACCCGAGTGAGATGAGTTTTGACATCATCAAAAGTCGTGCTCTCTAG